A segment of the Lolium perenne isolate Kyuss_39 chromosome 3, Kyuss_2.0, whole genome shotgun sequence genome:
ACCGAGTTTATTAGATTTGGATTTGGATTACAATTGATGAATTCTCAGTCTCTAACATGTGTTACAACTAAAGTTTAATAACTTACTAGCCGCACTCTCCAAATTAATCCAGATGGTTCCATGTGTCAAGATAGCGTGGGCAGAGGCTGGGGGCTTCTGGGTGGGAGATGATCGAGGCATCGTGCACGCGGCAGCCACGCGGACTCGCGGAGGAGTCCCAAGTCTAGGCTACGCGAAGTCATACAAAGGTTGAAGCCATGGCGTGCATTCAAGCGGCCCAATTTCGCGGCTGATGCCGGTACGTGTCGAGGTCATCTTCGAGACGGATGCCACTACCCCCGAAGAAGAAGGATTCTGATGTGACCATTTGTCGGATGGTGAATGAGTCAGGGAGAAGTAGTAGTATGATGTGCCAAGTCCAAAAAGCAGCACGCGGTGGCGTCTGGCGTGGTGCGCGCGCGGCTGTGCGCGTGACAGCAAATTCATGTCGACCGCACCTAGTACCTTGCTATATCTTCTAGCCAAGCCTTCACGCATCCAGCTCCAACGTTATCTCTTCCCGCGACAACACGCTTCCATCAAGCTCCAGAGCTCCACCAAGAGAGAGAGGAGGGACCCTCTGCCGCGGTTCGCCGTCGAGCTCTCTTCCCGTTCCCCCATTGCTGCGTCAGCCGCCGGCGTGTGAGCGAGGTAGCGGCCGCCGTCGTAGCTCGTAGGGCTTCTGTGCCACGGTTTCATGGCCGCCCCACCGACCGCGCCCCAGATGGAGATGGGCAAGCCGGTGCCAGGACAAGGTAGCGCGCCCCCGTTCGAGCCTGCCAAGGCGTATCCCTATCCGTATCCAGGACAAGGTACACGAAAGGCCGATTTGATTTTATGATAGTAGTTCACTAGTTGTTAATTTCAAAATTCATACTGTACTATGAAACTTCGGAAAGTCTGTTAGGTAATGATGCTCTaacattgaaaaaaaaatcaactCGTAATTTTGGAAAGCTACCTACTCTCTCCATTCTAAATCTTTTTTCTAATACATCTAGATAGGGCTTGAATAAAATTTGATCAtttatggatggagggagtacatccTTTCCTATCGGAAATTTTTGAAAGGAAATGCAAACTAATATGGAACAAAATCTATGTACAACCTGAGGAAGTAGTTTATATAGTTATCATATTTCTTTCATATATTCTTATTTTTTTCAAAAGCTTTTCGAGAAGAAAAGCAAAAGCTTTAATTTCGGAAAGTCCGTCCCTGATTTTGACTAGAGGTTATTTTTTTTAGAGGTTATAGCAGTCCCcgttccaaattaattgacttgtTTTATCTAGACATGGATTTATATAAACATGTTTTAGTGGATAGATATATCTTTATCAAAATTTAGTCACAACAGAAAAAATGTTTGTAAATAATACTTGCGTGGAAAAAGGATAAGGCAGGTGTGTGGTCTCTTGCGTGGTTCGACGCTGATCGCTTATGTCGCTGTCGGAGTGTGCGGTGCTAGTTTCGTGGGGGTTCAAAGCGCACGCGGCGAGCAACAGAGATTACTAAATGAAATTTTTTATCACTAAGTTAGGCTGGTACCAACGCAGGCTATAGCGCGGGCGGTAGCGCCCGCAGCAAGGCGGTAGCGGGGCGGTAGGCGGGCGGTGGTTCCACCGCCCGGCGGTAGAGCTTGGTACCGCCCGCCTATAGCCCGGGTTGGAGGCGATAGCGGTGCTAGTGGGGGCGGTAGGGAGGCggtagggaggagagagaagtgagagctgtcactatagcccgtgcactggcaccgtggggtgagagtgaagtgagagtggggtgagagtgagggtaaaagctgacgtggcgaggcTATAGTGGGGTGTTGCATTGGCACCAGCTTTATAAAGTGAGGGTGAAATTttctttagactaaacttgtgatTTTTGCGTAAGCTATATATGTTCGAATTTGGGTATAAACTTGGCTCGCACCGCACATACATACGGGCATCCTTTATGTGCAAAGATCTTATTTCAAAAGTTTGAAGATCCGAAAAGAATAGGGATTTCAGAGCACTATAGTATTTGCTATAGTATTTGGATTCCACTGAACCTATATGTCACTACATAATTCTTTAGAGATCACGATTGACCTAGCTGCAGTCGACCTCGCAGGAGGAGAGGACAATTCAGCCTTTTGGAGCATGGAGTAGAAAACTAGTCGAAATTGTCCATGATCTTCGTCAACATCTCCTTGACAAAGTGGTCGAAGCAGGCGAATCGTATCAATAATTCCGTTGTCGCGAGAGACCAAAGACAAAAATTCTCACCGTCGATCTCAAGCCGTCCACGTTTCCATGTGACGGGCCACATACGACCAACGGAGTTTCAGAGTGATGAGCCACGAGCTGAGGAGTGATGTGCCAGGAAAAGAAACGAAAAAAGACACCGAGGAGTTAGGCAGGCGAGGCGAAGCAGGGGAGGAGAGGAGAGATCAGAGATGAGCGGGGACGAAGGCGACAAGGCCAaggccggcggtggcggtggcggtggcggagggGAGTACGGGACGTTCCAGGGCCCGCCCAGCTACCCGCCCCCGCGCCCCCCGGTCGTCGGGTACCCGCAGCCCGTCCAGCCCCCCGGCCTCGTCGGCCAGCGCTACTCGCGCAACCGCGGAGGGTACCACTCCGGGGCCGGTAATTTCCAGATCCTTCCTCCGATCTCGGGTTCCTGGGTGGGTGAGACGAACGCGGTCGAGAAGTACAATTTGGAAATCTGTCTGCTCGGCGCCGCGAGAAGTTGTAAATGTTGATCAGAATTTGGTGTGGGGAAATGGTCCAGTGGTGGGATCGGAATTGGGTGTGGAAGTGGTGGGATCAGAATTATCGCTGTGGCTGGGTGGAATCGGGGGCCCGATTTTTGGGACGTTTTCATCTTTTGGTGTCAAACTGATTGCTCTGACTGATAGGGTCGAAAATCCTGTTGCAGTTCTGCATTCTTTATTTCAGTCCAAGTTGACCTTTTTATCGCCATGTCCTCTGTTTGATGTAGGTGCTATCCATCTGTTGTATGGAGTTGTTCCATTACAATATAGTTTTGCAAAAAAAATCCAGAAAATAAATGATTAACTCAATTTGAGTCACCAGGAGTAGTTGTGTAATAAGCATACCACGTTTCCATTTCTTAGCATGGCATGGAGGTCAATTGTCTAATCAGCTTCCCCAAGTGAGCATCGGTGCATTTCTTACCACAACATTGGGTTTGAATGTTTGATAGATCTGACCATCTGACATAAAAGATTAAAGGGCGTTCTGCCCTTTTGATCTCACCATTTCGCAAATATACAGGAAGTAGCAGATGTAGTGTTATTGTCTTTGTCTCTGATGAATGATGATTATAGGGAGTCGCCCACTCATATGTTGCCATTGTTGCGGCTGAGGCTTAATATGACAATCTTAAGTTTTCCTAGTTATCAGAGTAAAAGAGTCTCTAGACAAGAATTTTACGTGGAGCATTAATCTTGCTGTACCTGTTTTCAGCTCAAGATACCGAGGCAGGTGTACGTGGACATGGTTACGATCGCCTTCCTTGCTGTGGGTTGGGCATTGGCTGGGTTCTGTAAGTGATCATTGTcataacttttttttttcttttggtctTAGTTTCATGTGCAGCAGCATCATACGTGAATAATCACTCTTTGACATAAATTTGCAGTGAACTATGTGGTTGCTTTAGTTGCATCTGTGTAATTCTAACGATAGGCTTCTTGTTCTGTAGATTCATACTCGGTTTTATCTTTGGTGCCATTCCCTGGTATGCTGGAGCACTTCTGCTGTGTTTTTACAAAAGGGATCGCAGGGAGAAACCAGGATTTATTGCATGCGCAGTAGCGGTGAGTAAAGAGTTTTGTGCCGAGTTCATCCTGTTCCTGTCTAACAACAACATACATTGCCTTGCTACATTGCCTTGCTTGTTCC
Coding sequences within it:
- the LOC127342165 gene encoding large ribosomal subunit protein eL20z isoform X4 translates to MAAPPTAPQMEMGKPVPGQGSAPPFEPAKAYPYPYPGQDTEAGVRGHGYDRLPCCGLGIGWVLFILGFIFGAIPWYAGALLLCFYKRDRREKPGFIACAVAAVIGTILIIIAVVVPSEVRVHHY
- the LOC127342165 gene encoding large ribosomal subunit protein eL20z isoform X2 — its product is MSGDEGDKAKAGGGGGGGGGEYGTFQGPPSYPPPRPPVVGYPQPVQPPGLVGQRYSRNRGGYHSGADTEAGVRGHGYDRLPCCGLGIGWVLFILGFIFGAIPWYAGALLLCFYKRDRREKPGFIACAVAAVIGTILIIIAVVVPSEVRVHHY
- the LOC127342165 gene encoding large ribosomal subunit protein eL20z isoform X1 — its product is MSGDEGDKAKAGGGGGGGGGEYGTFQGPPSYPPPRPPVVGYPQPVQPPGLVGQRYSRNRGGYHSGAAQDTEAGVRGHGYDRLPCCGLGIGWVLFILGFIFGAIPWYAGALLLCFYKRDRREKPGFIACAVAAVIGTILIIIAVVVPSEVRVHHY
- the LOC127342165 gene encoding uncharacterized protein isoform X3; protein product: MAAPPTAPQMEMGKPVPGQGSAPPFEPAKAYPYPYPGQAQDTEAGVRGHGYDRLPCCGLGIGWVLFILGFIFGAIPWYAGALLLCFYKRDRREKPGFIACAVAAVIGTILIIIAVVVPSEVRVHHY